From a region of the Mytilus galloprovincialis chromosome 3, xbMytGall1.hap1.1, whole genome shotgun sequence genome:
- the LOC143067854 gene encoding uncharacterized protein LOC143067854, whose translation MSIKIEDTISVHTLLGEYQIQLCYGDISKQEDKMDIVMVSAFPGDYAAVGGTLIGALKRNLGINVLNLSRDKLMDLRTHFSCWMSKDLDSNLPFKKLLCFERSRAKGCMIDQIRDMFRALVPACGSQETTLITSLLGTGNQGFSESKVLSCMVEAAANWMQAGLPLKCIKIVIYGDNDSDLNSLFSSMKKKITSKTGKKVGGKELTYDIYITYEQRDQNWVSMVTKALHARDKNLKLYTEVQKFDEEKIWQDNVFKTMSCSRKVIAILTPSFVNNKDCLDQFNMAMCCNRLKNSQVLFPFLFSSVESMPVYMQIVQYFDCRIRKEGDVIDMKIDTACSLVMNPTSSNPVNPLDANGDAEKFNYDVFISYSHRQPKQAEKLLNDMTVANSDLKIFFDRSELTMGNMWQTSLYESLDNAECIIALVSPAYFSSTVCQEEYNIALARHLAYPSGVLFIPVLVEPMETIPSHFSRIPIIDGVGEKFEKVVICLIKDVSEWRSNQTKIPYIQNPVDRYSFQSIENERKMMIQNHYNVDLKMKNLVPLKKLDTIKPSPKGEIDVAISFARDTIAYAGTLNNIFGKENEKLQISFLNENKQGNLKDLDSAKQVIIILSKEYIQSTHHMQELHLALCRQRESKNKVVVRIFAEEGLPEKPMFIYLLPFDTVVTDKIWKKYHKMSMNDCDMRHKTVMSHKQGMMGSFMILYGTYYALQKTAFEVMESLTSTKEKSVYVPPIICNMVKAKLKDNKYPPTVKMSECMIDIFSDNQKIQIPPVKEKESTTEPDDVSDSPNSKSMPNIVKKTDQKENSPQKATVVKWADEESTKLQKTAEIQISSVKGKENTGEPSKDMHIVKWADEHQEENTQLQKTAEIQAAMIRTLEKEMNEKDSSDHKTVTKSSSCSLL comes from the exons ATGTCAATAAAAATTGAAGACACAATATCTGTACATACTTTACTGGGGGAGTATCAGATCCAGTTATGTTATGGGGACATCTCAAAACAGGAAGATAAAATGGACATTGTTATGGTATCTGCATTCCCAG GTGACTATGCTGCAGTTGGCGGAACCCTTATTGGTGCTTTGAAGAGGAATTTAGGCATTAATGTACTCAATCTATCTAGGGATAAACTTATGGATTTACGAACACATTTTTCATGTTGGATGTCCAAAGACTTGGATTCTAATTTACCATTTAAAAAACTTCTATGCTTTGAAAg ATCAAGAGCTAAAGGTTGCATGATTGATCAAATCAGAGATATGTTCAGAGCCTTGGTTCCTGCTTGTGGCAGTCAGGAGACAACTCTGATAACATCTTTACTGGGAACTGGAAACCAG gGATTTTCAGAATCTAAAGTTCTAAGTTGTATGGTTGAGGCAGCAGCTAACTGGATGCAAGCTGGTTTACCCTTGAAATGCATTAAAATTGTCATTTATGGTGATAATGATTCAGATTTGAATAGTTTATTTTCttcaatgaagaaaaaaataacatcaaagACTGGAAAAAAG GTAGGTGGTAAAGAACTTACATATGACATCTACATCACATATGAACAAAGAGACCAAAATTGGGTTTCTATGGTAACAAAAGCACTGCATGCTAGAGATAAAAATCTGAAATTGTATACTGAGGTCCAGAAGTTTGACGAAGAGAAGATTTGGCAGGATAATGTATTTAAAACTATGTCATGCAGTCGAAA AGTTATTGCAATACTGACACCATCATTTGTCAATAATAAAGACTGTCTTGACCAGTTCAACATGGCCATGTGTTGTAACAGATTAAAGAATTCACAAGTTTTGTTTCCATTTCTGTTTTCATCTGTAGAATCTATGCCAGTTTATATGCAAATAGTCCAGTATTTTGACTGTAG aataAGAAAAGAAGGAGATGTTATTGACATGAAGATAGATACAGCTTGTTCTCTAGTGATGAATCCTACCTCATCTAACCCTGTAAATCCACTGGATGCTAATGGAGATGCAGAAAAATTCAATTATGATGTGTTCATCTCATATTCACACAGACAACCTAAACAAGCAGAAAAATTACTAAACGATATGACCGTGGCTAATTCTGATCTTAAGATTTTCTTTGATAGAAGTGAACTTACTATGG GAAACATGTGGCAGACCTCTTTGTATGAGTCATTAGACAATGCTGAATGTATCATAGCTTTGGTATCCCCAGCATATTTTTCTTCTACTGTGTGTCAAGAGGAGTACAATATAGCTCTGGCAAGACATTTAGCTTAT CCTTCAGGGGTGCTTTTTATACCTGTTTTGGTGGAGCCAATGGAAACCATACCAAGTCATTTCAGTAGAATACCTATTATTGATGGTGTTggtgaaaaatttgaaaaagtcGTCATTTGCTTGATAAAAGATGTTTCTGAATGGCGTTCAAACCAGACAAAAATACCATATATACAAAATCCAGTG GATCGTTACAGTTTTCAAAGTATTGAGAATGAAAGGAAGATGATGATTCAAAACCATTACAATGtagatttaaaaatgaaaaatttagttCCTTTGAAAAAGTTAGATACTATAAAACCATCTCCTAAGGGGGAAATAGATGTTGCAATTAGTTTTGCAAGAGACACGATTGCCTATGCTGGtacattaaacaatatatttggtaaagaaaatgaaaagctacaaatttcctttctaaatgaaaataaacaggGTAACTTAAAAGATTTAGATTCAGCTAAACAAGTAATTATAATCTTGTCAAAAGAATATATTCAGTCTACTCATCATATGCAAGAACTACATTTGGCCTTATGTAGACAAAGAGAGTCTAAGAACAAAGTGGTAGTCAGAATCTTTGCAGAAGAGGGTCTACCTGAGAAGcctatgtttatatatttgttaccATTTGATACAGTTGTAACTGACAAGATAtggaaaaaatatcacaaaatgtCAATGAACGATTGTGACATGAGGCACAAAACAGTGATGTCACACAAGCAAGGCATGATGGGATCATTTATGATTCTTTATGGAACGTATTATGCCTTACAAAAAACAGCATTTGAAGTGATGGAAAGCCTAACAAG tacaaaaGAGAAAAGTGTCTATGTACCACCTATTATTTGTAACATGGTCAAGGCTAAACTAAAGGATAACAAGTATCCTCCTACTGTAAAGATGTCAGAG TGTATGATAGACATCTTTTCTGACAACCAGAAAATACAGATTCCGCCTGTTAAAGAAAAAGAAAGTACAACAGAACCTGATGACGTATCTGATTCTCCAAATTCAAAATCCATgccaaatattgttaaaaagacAGATCAAAAGGAAAACAGCCCTCAAAAGGCTACTGTTGTAAAGTGGGCTGATGAAGAAAGCACAAAGCTTCAGAAAACAGCTGAAATACAGATTTCATCTGTTAAAGGAAAGGAAAATACAGGAGAGCCATCTAAAGACATGCATATTGTTAAGTGGGCTGATGAGCATCAAGAGGAAAACACACAGCTTCAGAAAACAGCAGAAATACAGGCTGCT